Below is a window of Populus trichocarpa isolate Nisqually-1 chromosome 3, P.trichocarpa_v4.1, whole genome shotgun sequence DNA.
TTTCGATTCCTCTTGTAAGTAATTGAAGGAGGGTGATTACCTCTACCAGGCCTTTTGCCCCCATACATTTTGTTACAAATCTTTCAAGACTTCCCTCGAAAAAGCAGACAGTACAACATCACTATCTTGAATGCAACAGCAACTGCAAACACAAAGATTGAGTTTCAAATCTAAACAACACACAAACACCTGAAATCCCAAGTAATTCACGTAATTATGCAAAACccaaaatcctttcaaaaaggAGATTGACTGAGACTAATAGCAAAACCCACCTGCTGCAATGGAATGCAAAATTGAACAAATGTAGTCCCAATTCCAAAAAAGTAAGCTTTTTTACATGGCAGCTTCTAAAGGTAACTAAAACCCagttcacaaaaacaaaaagtgaGACCATTCTTATTTGGGTTAGAGCTTTCACATTATCCAAAcagaatataaataaaaaggtcaAACATTTATAAGAGTTTAAGGAGTTTTAGAGAAAGCTCAGACCTTGATGAGTTTGACTTTTCTTCTAGCAGAAAGTAGCAGTATCTGAGATTTGTTTCTTGAATCATTTTctgcataaatatttttgaaggaAGGAAAACTTGGGGTTTTTACGagggtttttactttttatttaaatttgtgatATCATTTTTAAGCATAAATTCTATCAAATCGTTGCTTTACCATTATGCAGTGATGGGCCACCGTACAGATTCTTGCCTGTTTGAAATTGGATGTTGGGACTATGTTCAATGGGCCGAGACGATACTGCGAGGACCCTCTCGTAAATAAGTAATGCAATTcgttcccaaatttattttttccaatactATCAAGTATCAATCATCGATCATTGATATGATAATGGATCCGATGGAGCACTCCTCTCATCAAGCAGTAGATATTattctaagaaataaaatttctaattgttttttcccTTAGAAATACCATTGTTGAACATGATGGTTCCATCAATGAATTTATGTGGTCCATCCAAAATATTTGGCTAAGTCCccaataatctttaaaattttattgtgatGAAGATAGATCACTGTAAAATCCCTGATTAAAAAAcggtttaaaaattaaagtaaaaaacatcTATTCATCTTTTTCATCCTTGTTATAACTTgcattcttgaaattttgtcaTAAATGGTGCAATATTAGCcaaaaaagacaatgaatatGCATGATTCATAAACTGTCCAACAATTAACAATGAATATGCATGATTCAAAAAAGACAATgacattatgaattttaatcCAAAGTTCATAAATCTCTTTTCAGTTTTCTCAATATctctagatttatttttgaagatcaTTCTCTCCATTAcctatcatatttattttttattatttttatttcttttcaccggagtttcttttaattgtcgATGACCTGATGTTCATGCAAGAGTTTACAAACAATATAATAGCAACCACCAATTACAGGAAGACAATGAATTATCAGTGTCATTCACGGATGTCTGTGATAATTAATACATGTCagcaatgaaaaacaaatactatcAAGCATCAAACATTAATTCTAATaatattcttctttttaatttttctttttcaattaaaaatcggATAATGTGTTCATTTGTGGAGAACTAAGAGGGGCTAAAACAACTCAGAGTAGGTAGGGTTCTTCTTCACAGTTTTTGACCGATACCTCTTGGTAGAGCTGTTGCTCAATACCATTGGATTTTATCGTTCTCTCATACTACAAAACTACAACATagaaaattataatcataaaaattaccTCAATCAAATGTTATAAGAGATATAgcacaaaataaagaaagcaaCGATAATGATGACAATACTGCAATGCAGGCCTACACTATGCCATGGGGGGTAATCCAAATCATATGCATCTTTTGTGTTGAGGAAGTAGTAGGGAATTGCTCAAAACAAGCGGTCTCCAAGTTATAGACACCTGCATCATATCTTATTTGCTTATTCTTGCAGCCCTTTGCATTGACAGATTGATCCGTGTAATAGATGCAATTTCCCTTTAAGCTCGATGCCTCTGACTCTGGTAAAGTAAATGGTTGCATATGCGTTGGTCCCAGAAATAAGGCATAATCACCCAAACTCCTGACTTGATGTTTATCCCAATCATAGTCAAtaactttttcatgtttatccCGATAATAGGAATCGGAATCCAGTTTGTACAGTAGGAACTGTGAGGTTAGTGCAGGTTGATCACCTCCGTCCTTTCTGCGCACCACAATCAACAACTCGCCTTGTGCTTCCACCAAGTATAGATGCTCGAACGTTTTGAAACTGGAATTCCGAGTGCGTGGAACACTGTTTATCAATTCATTGATACATAGATCAGACCCGTCGAAATTACAGACGAATAACTTCTTAGTTACATGCAACACATAGAACCGGTCGTGGCAATAAACCGCGTCCAAATAACCCTCGTGGTCAATTGAAGAATGTCCAAATCCAATGCTTCTCCACTCTCTGTTCCCCAATTTGCAATAAGCAATCTGACCATAATTATAAATGGCCAAGACCAAGCATGAATTTGATTCTGAGGGGTTTGGACAACAAGATAAAACAACTTTCTCAATAGAGCATGATCTAGGATACCATGATGGAACACCGTCTGTGCCATAAGGAGGGAGTGTGGACACATCAGGAAGTTCGAATTTTTCACCCGAGACAGGATTCAGGACAAGCATgtccttgtttattttattggtgaATGCTTCCTCTTTTCTGTCCTCCAAGATCAACCACCCTCGATAAGACCCGCAATATTTACCAGCTAGCGGGATTGTTAGCATTAGCGGTTTGTTAGGGGCAGGGCTATCTTGGTTATCATCCTTGTTGAAGATTTGTTTCAGAGGCAAGAATTGGTGTGTCTTGGAGGACCTCTTGAGGCTACCAGGAGGTAGTATAAGACCTGGAAGTTGCTGAATCGCTAAGTTATTGCAATCTTGAGGAAGGTTATAGCACTCAGCCATTCTGGTTGCTGCGGCAATTTGTGCTCCAAGAAGAGACTAACTAGTGAAAAGTATAATGTGATAGAGCAGCTACACACAAGGTCGGCCTCTTACGTATATAAAACCAGAGACTTCATGATTCCGTAGTTAAATCGGATGACTTCTTATTTTCCGAAGCCTGGTTCCTTAAGGATTGTCGAACGTGCTCAACCGTTAGGATATCTGTCCGAGCTAGCCCATTCTTCAACTTTCCTGTTCAAGGAGTCGGCTTGTCGGattacttaatattaaaaagaaggataattattttaatacagtGGAAGAAAACGGGAACTTTGTATTCAGTGGACTTTTAcactatatttataattcttttcctACGTGCTTAGGAATTCAGGTTCCTTTTTTAATTAGGAATCTAACCCGCGACctcccatttaaaaaaaaaaaggaaaaaaagaatgaggaacaTCTCTATAGATAATAATagtatttgttgtttttcttttttatgttagagaataatataaatcatattctggaacctcacctaacagcttaagctattggattgaAATGGTTtcttgacatggtatcagagcattgatgaccaagcggtcacgagttcgaatctcaccatccttatttatttgataaaaaaaattaagcacaagataatatgggtctgtacaagtttcaagcccaaagggctttcacttgagggagtgtgttagagaataatataaattatatcctgaaacctcacctaacaacttaagttattgagttgagatggttcatTGACACTTTATATGTTCTCTCCGCCATTGAAGCAGTCACAGAAACAAAAACTACAGAAAagggaagcaaaaaaaaaaaaaaaaaaattgtgatgttATAGAGTTACAATGGTGAAACCTAAATGGGTTACCATTGCCTATATACAAGCACAAACACTCCCACGAGATAAATGGAAGTAATTGTTGGTAATAATAATCATTACAAGTTAGAATCACATTCTGCTAAGGTTAAGCTTCAATCATTCTACCATCTAAAACTCCTTCACTTTTAGTGCCATTGTTTCACCGGCTTGGTTGCAGAGAAACTGCTTGCAGGAGGTTTCCTGGCTGCTGACATacctttccaggaaaaaaaaagcggAGGGTGAATCAACAGAGATTATTAAAAGCATAGGGCACCATTGTAAGTGAAGGGTAATAGCTGCAAGTATTAGTGTTAGCAGTAATAGCATACCAACATGCCCTGCAAGATAAGGGACTACAGATGGAGATCAATGGTTCAGTATGAAAAGTAATTAAACATACGTACTTGATGAAGCCTTAGATGCAGAGCTGATAGTCGTTGACAGACGAGGTAATCTTGTTTGTGCCAGCTTTTGTGAAGGCTTAGGAAGCCTAGATACGAAACTCGGTCTGCTCAAAACAGCAAAATTTATCAGGCTTTGGATTCAATGCAAGAAAGTGGTATAACTCTGATTAAAATCCTAGGCCTCGAGAACACCCATACAGAAACTCCTTCAAAGAGGAGGAAAGGACAGAACGTGAGTGATAAAATTTACCAGTAAAGAGATGTAGCAGCAGCACTTTGCACAGGAAAgctatataacaaaataaaaatttaccttATTTTtgtatgccttttattttacgCTGAAGATACCAAACTAATGATGACTTCCCATCCCATATACTTTAGGGAATAAATTTAGTTGAATAACAGTAAAAATGCAGGTACAACAGCGCTGAAGATATGTGTAGGATATGATAGTAGGTCATTTTAAAACTGAGCAATAACTTCTAAAGATATACCTTAGTTTTAGTATAATTTAGAAAGTTTGTGAAAACCGAAGcaatttataatatcaaaatcgTTTCACAACTTTTACACTGCAATTTTACTTGGGTGATAAAACTGAGTGCCAGTCAGGTTGTAGTATCGCAGAGACAAGAAGCTGTCTGacccaaacaaaaaagattgtAGAACATTCAAATTTCTCAATAATATGAAGCATACTCACTTCTTGTTCGCAGCCTTCCTGGCTGGTTTTGCAGCTTCAACCGGTTTTGCAACTTCAACTGGTTTTGTAGCTTCAGATGGTTTAGATTCAGGGAAAAGAGTGAACTCTACTGCACTACCCAGAGAGCCTTCAGTTTCAGCTCTTGAAAGACAACCATCAGATATGTCACTTAATCGCTCATCAGAATCTGCATCTCCAAAGCCCAAGAGATCAAGGTCTTCTTTATCTTTATGAGACAAACATGTTCCGACAAAATTTGGCCGAGAGACAAATTCTTTCTTGAGTGTCAAGTCATCCTTTGACTTTGACTGTGGAagcaacatttttttatgttgaaagttATCCATTGACTGTGCAGAACCAGCTTCAGAGCGTCTTTCACTGTGCTCTGAGCAGTTGTCTGTATCAGAAGATGCTTTCTCAAAAAGTCTTGAACCTTTCCTTCCTGAGAGCCTAGGGCTATGTAGTGCAGTCCCATTTGAATATCTTCTTGGAGAAGAAGAATCATACCCATGTGAATTCATACCACACTTCACACCATTGACATTCGCCTTGAGCTGCTGCAACCGCTCAATCACTTCATCTTTCCTTGAAATTGTGTCTTTGAGGAACGCAACCTGCAAGATTGACTTTGAATATAACACAACAAATGGACTCAAAATATTCAATGCTaaccataaaaatttgaaaacaggtagattctattgaattttgaaaGGAACTCCAATTCTGTCGAGCAACAGAGCTTTATGAAACGAATGACATTGGCACTGGAACAATAATCTTCTCATTCTCACCCCTATCCACTTGAATGTCTGTACCATAAGAAATTGAAgaggccaaaaaaaaaattggtttaaaaTGGCAGCCACTCCATCACGTCAGGAAAATGTAATGAATAAGGTTCAAGTCAAGCAGGCCTATGCTAGTCCAGGGATTTCCCTTTCATATTTACATGTGCCTGTTTACATGGCTGACATTGATCAATCGTGAGTTATGCCTATCCTTGGAGGCTACTAAAATTCATACATTAACTTTATGAGTATTGACGAAAGAAGAAGTTCACCTGCTCCATAAGTTCTCTTGTATTTCTTCCCTCTTTATTGCTCTTTGCAGCACCCAACTCAATCCCTGAAACCCTCTCAGCAAACTTCAAAGTACTTACAGTTTCAGAATAGGAATCTACGTCAGGATTAAGCTGCACAAACATAAGGGTCTTTGCTTGACCGCCTAGAATGTGGAGAGaaatataataagaaagaaaaaaagcaagccATTAGAGCATTTTTCTAAGAATGAGATATAAGACATTGTGAGTCATAAATTATGACAAAGCACTTCAGATGAAAATAGTACCTAACGAACTTTGAAGCACTTGAGTTAGTTTGCTATTTCTGAATGGCACATGCTGACTCTTTTGTGCTAAGGAAAATATTACATCCCCAAGGGCGGATAgtgatttgttaatatgttgTGCTTCCCTCAACCTCTCTCCAATAGCTTCAGATCTATCCACTCTTTCACTACCAGCAAGATCAACCAAATGTAGGTTGCCACGTAAAACAGCACCAGTTTCTAAATCCATGCCATAGACATGAACAGTGAGAACACTGCAAAATAAGAGTTCAGTTAAAACAACTATTTGTGATGATGACCAACGGTTGCAACAATCAACATAAAAGAGACAACCTGTGGGATCTACTACTTCTTTCATTTAGAACTGTAGCACCCACTGCACGGTTCATTAAGCCAATGTTCATTAATTCTAACACATCTGCAGTTGATGTAACCGCATGCATGCTGGCATCAGGGACAGCCAAACCATTTGGTTGGGTTGTGCTCCAAATCCCAAGTGTGTGCAAGTTAAGAGAGAGACAAATATTTTAACACTAAAACTCTGaactaatcaacaaaaaaatgaccAGAAAGCAAGAATTTGCATTCATAAATCAAAAAAGAACCAGAAAGGATCACAGAATCAATCCAAAAAAGCTATGGAGTTAAATCTCCAATCATGAAATATATAACCaagaacaaataacaaaattgaaaagaataaacatGAAGGATATCTTTTGTGAGGACCATCACTTGAGAGTAAATCACGAACTTGCTCATTGTAAATTTCAACCATTTGAACTCCAACTTCATATGAGATGGAGCTTTTCCTGTGCTGAGAGATCTGGAAAAGATCATGCAGTGCTCGGTAATTGACCCCCCAATCTTCTTGTGATGTTATATTAGGCCCACTCTAGAGGAAAGATACAAGCAGAAGTAAAATTTATAAGCAGCAAAAGGTATATAATAATGTATGTGTTTAGGTGAGGAAAAATAGATAATCATACCATTGTATAGGTCTTTCCTGAGCCCGTTTGACCATATGCAAATATACATACATTGTATCCATCAAGGACAGACCGAATTAGTGGTTGGGTATCTAAAAACACCTCCTCTGCCATCACAAGTTCATGAGAACATAAAGCTAGGAGTCATATACAATCTCTAAAATACAACTATGTGCAACTGAATTCAGCGTTACAACCActtaaagtttttatatataaaaaaaggaaaaaataaagtgaaatcaatcttcaattaaaaaaaaatgaagaaagaaagaacaaaaaagaaaaactctaaCCTTGAGTAGCTGCTGGGCCAAAAACCTTGTTAAATTTGAAGAGCCTATGACTGTCTTTTCCTTGTTTTGAGGGATTCGAAATAACCAATTCACCATTTTCTCCAATATATTCTACTGTTGTTCGCTTCTTAGATTGTCCAGGAAGGAATGGCCTTATTCGACAATACACTCTAATATTGCCTATGGTCAGATGACAGACAAGTATAAGCTACAAGAAAATGCACGATAACATTTCTTATGATATCAGCAAAAGCAACACAAGGTCACAAGCATACCAAGCATGCAATACAGGGAAGTGTACCTTTCAAATCCTGAACCTCATTGTACAATCTTCGATTTTCTGCAAGAACAGAATGATAATTTGCAGCAGCGTCAACTAGTCCTTTAAGCTTCACGCCtgtttgagattaaaaaaagaaaaaaaaaagaagcacgcACAACATGAGAAAATGCCAGATAAATCGCAGAAATGacgtgttgatattaaaataaagaacaaaagatGAATTACGAAAAAACAACACTAAACTAAACTACAGCAGAAAATCAATCCTACCCAGGAAATTAAATTCCTCAGCGTAACTCCTTTTGGTCTTCAAGATCTCGTGTTTTAGAAAGTCAGAAGCTCCCCTTAATTCCTAGCAGTAAAAGCATGATTTAATATTGTTGCAAAATCGACAGAGGCTCACTTAAGAACAAGTGAGTAAGGCAAACCTGTAAAGCTCTAGATTGATAATCTATGAAGCTTTTATAGGTGCCCTCTTTGCTTTTCCACCTCTGATATTTAGATTCAGAAAATGACTCGAGCTCCTTCACCCTCTCCTTTGATTCtgttaaaaaacatttgaattcCATTAATTTCTTCTCCAATTGAACTTTAGTTTCCTCAGCCCGCATTTGCAATAGCAAGCAGTGCTCTTCATGCGCCGTCTTGGCTATTTCTAGTTCATGTTTCAGCGTGGAGTTCTCAATATCACTGTGGATTCTCTCTTGCCTTGTTCTAAGTAGTTCCTGCTCTtcaagctttttctttttctctattttagtTTTCTCAATCTGCAACAAAAAAAGGAGAGGGCTGAAGAGAACAAACAATTTAACACAGATATTATGACATCTTTGCAGGTGTTCTTTCATATCagttatgaaaaataacaatgattACTATCTGCcttttctaaagaatttaaaaatctcGTCATCATCCaccagcaataaaaaaaaaattgttcatcaaTGAAGCATATGGAAAGCCTCCTCGGTTATGTATAAGACGTATATTATAAGAAGACTACACAAAACGAATTAAAAAACCTATTATGCACATCACCcactaagaaaaattaaaatacatcttAATCAAAATCGTAGTTCCATCAAACCTGCAAAATCTGGGGCTGTAATATTTCAACCTTGGTTGAAGGCAAAAATAGCTTAAGTGGTACCAATATACAATTCTATAATTGAGGAACTCGGGGTTCTTGGCCATATTCACTCCAACATCAATGCCAGGAGTTcaatgaatttcttttctttttctccccttCTTTTGAAGTGGACATATCCATAACTTCAATGACAAAAGATGCATGCTGATTATGTTGCATTTGCCCAAAGGCACCAAAAAAATACCCAGACATAGGAAACTAGGAAGCAACAGGAATGGCACGCtacaaaaatattgaataacaaAGTCACACCTTGATTTGTTGCAGCTTTGACAACAAAACCTgcatataaaaggaaaaaaaaaggataaaaatcaattactaaAACGAAATTCAAAAGGGATAAGCAagacaattcaaaattttattcaagATACCTGAATTTCTTCTGTGGTTCCAGCTGCAAGGGTCTCTAGAACTTTTATTCGTGATTGGCACTTTCCCAAGTGAACCTCATAAAGATTGTTTAGCTGCAAGTATGCAACAACATGATCATCAATATGCACGAGCAGTGTACAATATATTATACATCAATGTAATCTAGAAGACAATTCCATGAAACATTACATCTTTCAAGTTCACTGCTTGGGTTGAAACCCGATGTTCAATAACTTGCACAACTTTCTTCAATATAAGAGCCATCTGccatccaaaacataaaaagacatcaggtaaagaaacaaaagagagaaaactccataaaaattattgattaaaaaatatatcatttcaaGCATGCATTAGACGTATAATGTCTATGCATCCTCTGATTAACATACATGATGGACATGCCCATTCTTTCTTTCAATGTTTTCTTCCAGAATTCTGTTCACTAAGCTGAACAATGTTCGAGTAGAGGCATTCTGCTAAAaaagaatgggaaaaaaatgaattagagCAGCATCACTTCAAGTTAGCTTTCTTAATTGATCATCAAACAAACACAATATATCAGGAACTTACATCGAACCCATTTGATTTCATCAATTCCAAGATATTGGAATCTGAAAGATCAGCATAGGACCCTTGCTTTTGTTGGAACATCTCAGATAACTTGTGTGCAGCATCATGCGCCAAAGCAGCAGACTCTAAATATGAAAGCACcagaataaaaagaataagaaaatagcACATACAAACTTCTATAAATATGTAATATGTTCAGAGGAGGAAGGGGGATGGGAGAGGGGGGATAATGTTCCATTCAAGAATGATAATGGATTGAGCAGCCAAAGGCTGCCGGTTCCTAAAGTAGGGCACTGCTGGGAAAACAGCCCCCAACATGAACCAAGATTAGGTTTCATATTAAGCCCTTCCATAGCTGCCCCATATAAGATCAAAATAACCCTAATCAAGTGCAGAGAAGTCAAGAATGATAATGGATTGTGCAGCCAAAGGCTGCCAGTTCCTAAAGTAGGACACTGCTGGGACAACAGCCCCCACCATGAACCAAGATCAGGTTTCATATTATGCCCTTCCATGGCTTCCCCGTATAAGATCACAATAACCCCAATCAAATGCAGAGAAGTCAGTCTGGGtcattcaaaacaagataaattcTCATTCAGAAGCAAACATGAACTTGTCAAGCGAATCTAATCATGCGTGTAATTGGAAAGTTGCAATTCCAACCCATACAAGTATAGCTTCTGTTTCATACAAACCTGAAGAGATAGAATCATCCAAGCTGCTTCCATATTTGTTCTCAAAAGAATCTTGTTGCCTCTCGTCTCCATTTATGGCAGGGTTTTCATCGCATGTTGCTGTGTACACTAGCGAGTTAGTGATTCCCTCTGAAAATTCTACCTTCGGTAGATTCCATCTTCTTCTTAGATGTTCACGGATGCTTTCTTTCCCACCAGTAAACTCAAAATGAGTTTTAAGTGTCCCAAGGCACTGCAGAACCGGTTCCATGTATCCCTGCAAAGCATCTCAAATTATCTGTTTCAGAAAATTTTTATAACAGACAAAGACATAAAAACTGGTAACAGAATGTCCAGTTTTTCAATGCCAAATGCAGAGGCAAGTTGTATTGGAAAAGTTCATAAAAAGCCCAAGACCAAATAAACATTTCCATACcttaaactttatatttaagttaaaaaccaaaacaagagCCAGCCCTGCTGGATTTATGATGAAGCACGATCgtttaaaaagctaaatttttcaTGACAATGTACCCAATGTATGAACTAGGTTTAGGAGACTCTCAAAACTGTCCCTTCCAAGACCCACTTCACTGAAAGCTGCCCAGGAAATGGCCTTTTAATAGACCTAGCGTGTCAACACATGACCATTTTAATCATATTGTCCTTGGAGTACAGACCTATTGTCACGTTGGCTCCACCTTCTTTTTAAGTTTGAATCCCCAAATCACGTGAATGATACGTAGCCGAATCAAAATTAGACTAAAATGCAAACCACAATtgctttgattgaaaaaattcaCATACCTCCTGTATGTCAGCAAGTACAAACCTAGGCAATGCAATTTCATCCATCGCTGCTAAAAACTTTCGGATATTTTCTGGTCCAGGTTTAGAATTGCCTCTCTAAAGCAGAAACAACAAATCCAGTTTCCTTTTAGAAAAATCCCataccaaaaaaaggaaaaggtacaAGAACCAAGCAACAGAAACACCAATAAGAAAGTAATCCAACCATTTCAACTAAACCAGGACAGAGCTTGTCCAGAATGTTACACAAGACAGTGCCATCAATCAAGTATGCTCTCAGTTTCTCCTCCGACGCATCCGTTGGCAAATTTAAATGAGGTAGCGAACGGTTTAACCACTCAATCACTGATTGAATATTAACTGCAACCAAGTCAAAgttctcaaataaaacacataATCATAAAcgagaaaaaacaaagcagcACGCATTTTTGCGTGTTCCTCACCATCAGCATGAGCTCCATTTGAGCTGTCATATCTCCCATTTTCGCTCAAGCTCCTTTCTGGCGAAGCACTCATGTTTCAAAGATCTAGAACTATTTGCTTCTGTCTGTAACTGCGCGAATTAAAAGTCAAAATATTAAC
It encodes the following:
- the LOC7458176 gene encoding kinesin-like protein KIN-14J isoform X3, which gives rise to MSASPERSLSENGRYDSSNGAHADVNIQSVIEWLNRSLPHLNLPTDASEEKLRAYLIDGTVLCNILDKLCPGLVEMRGNSKPGPENIRKFLAAMDEIALPRFVLADIQEGYMEPVLQCLGTLKTHFEFTGGKESIREHLRRRWNLPKVEFSEGITNSLVYTATCDENPAINGDERQQDSFENKYGSSLDDSISSESAALAHDAAHKLSEMFQQKQGSYADLSDSNILELMKSNGFDQNASTRTLFSLVNRILEENIERKNGHVHHMALILKKVVQVIEHRVSTQAVNLKDLNNLYEVHLGKCQSRIKVLETLAAGTTEEIQVLLSKLQQIKIEKTKIEKKKKLEEQELLRTRQERIHSDIENSTLKHELEIAKTAHEEHCLLLQMRAEETKVQLEKKLMEFKCFLTESKERVKELESFSESKYQRWKSKEGTYKSFIDYQSRALQELRGASDFLKHEILKTKRSYAEEFNFLGVKLKGLVDAAANYHSVLAENRRLYNEVQDLKGNIRVYCRIRPFLPGQSKKRTTVEYIGENGELVISNPSKQGKDSHRLFKFNKVFGPAATQEEVFLDTQPLIRSVLDGYNVCIFAYGQTGSGKTYTMSGPNITSQEDWGVNYRALHDLFQISQHRKSSISYEVGVQMVEIYNEQVRDLLSSDGPHKRLGIWSTTQPNGLAVPDASMHAVTSTADVLELMNIGLMNRAVGATVLNERSSRSHSVLTVHVYGMDLETGAVLRGNLHLVDLAGSERVDRSEAIGERLREAQHINKSLSALGDVIFSLAQKSQHVPFRNSKLTQVLQSSLGGQAKTLMFVQLNPDVDSYSETVSTLKFAERVSGIELGAAKSNKEGRNTRELMEQTFKWIGVAFLKDTISRKDEVIERLQQLKANVNGVKCGMNSHGYDSSSPRRYSNGTALHSPRLSGRKGSRLFEKASSDTDNCSEHSERRSEAGSAQSMDNFQHKKMLLPQSKSKDDLTLKKEFVSRPNFVGTCLSHKDKEDLDLLGFGDADSDERLSDISDGCLSRAETEGSLGSAVEFTLFPESKPSEATKPVEVAKPVEAAKPARKAANKKPSFVSRLPKPSQKLAQTRLPRLSTTISSASKASSSMSAARKPPASSFSATKPVKQWH
- the LOC7458176 gene encoding kinesin-like protein KIN-14J isoform X1, translating into MSASPERSLSENGRYDSSNGAHADVNIQSVIEWLNRSLPHLNLPTDASEEKLRAYLIDGTVLCNILDKLCPGLVEMRGNSKPGPENIRKFLAAMDEIALPRFVLADIQEGYMEPVLQCLGTLKTHFEFTGGKESIREHLRRRWNLPKVEFSEGITNSLVYTATCDENPAINGDERQQDSFENKYGSSLDDSISSESAALAHDAAHKLSEMFQQKQGSYADLSDSNILELMKSNGFDQNASTRTLFSLVNRILEENIERKNGHVHHMALILKKVVQVIEHRVSTQAVNLKDLNNLYEVHLGKCQSRIKVLETLAAGTTEEIQVLLSKLQQIKIEKTKIEKKKKLEEQELLRTRQERIHSDIENSTLKHELEIAKTAHEEHCLLLQMRAEETKVQLEKKLMEFKCFLTESKERVKELESFSESKYQRWKSKEGTYKSFIDYQSRALQELRGASDFLKHEILKTKRSYAEEFNFLGVKLKGLVDAAANYHSVLAENRRLYNEVQDLKGNIRVYCRIRPFLPGQSKKRTTVEYIGENGELVISNPSKQGKDSHRLFKFNKVFGPAATQEEVFLDTQPLIRSVLDGYNVCIFAYGQTGSGKTYTMSGPNITSQEDWGVNYRALHDLFQISQHRKSSISYEVGVQMVEIYNEQVRDLLSSDGPHKRLGIWSTTQPNGLAVPDASMHAVTSTADVLELMNIGLMNRAVGATVLNERSSRSHSVLTVHVYGMDLETGAVLRGNLHLVDLAGSERVDRSEAIGERLREAQHINKSLSALGDVIFSLAQKSQHVPFRNSKLTQVLQSSLGGQAKTLMFVQLNPDVDSYSETVSTLKFAERVSGIELGAAKSNKEGRNTRELMEQTFKWIGVAFLKDTISRKDEVIERLQQLKANVNGVKCGMNSHGYDSSSPRRYSNGTALHSPRLSGRKGSRLFEKASSDTDNCSEHSERRSEAGSAQSMDNFQHKKMLLPQSKSKDDLTLKKEFVSRPNFVGTCLSHKDKEDLDLLGFGDADSDERLSDISDGCLSRAETEGSLGSAVEFTLFPESKPSEATKPVEVAKPVEAAKPARKAANKNRPSFVSRLPKPSQKLAQTRLPRLSTTISSASKASSSMSAARKPPASSFSATKPVKQWH
- the LOC7458176 gene encoding kinesin-like protein KIN-14J isoform X6; this translates as MSASPERSLSENGRYDSSNGAHADVNIQSVIEWLNRSLPHLNLPTDASEEKLRAYLIDGTVLCNILDKLCPGLVEMRGNSKPGPENIRKFLAAMDEIALPRFVLADIQEGYMEPVLQCLGTLKTHFEFTGGKESIREHLRRRWNLPKVEFSEGITNSLVYTATCDENPAINGDERQQDSFENKYGSSLDDSISSESAALAHDAAHKLSEMFQQKQGSYADLSDSNILELMKSNGFDNASTRTLFSLVNRILEENIERKNGHVHHMALILKKVVQVIEHRVSTQAVNLKDLNNLYEVHLGKCQSRIKVLETLAAGTTEEIQVLLSKLQQIKIEKTKIEKKKKLEEQELLRTRQERIHSDIENSTLKHELEIAKTAHEEHCLLLQMRAEETKVQLEKKLMEFKCFLTESKERVKELESFSESKYQRWKSKEGTYKSFIDYQSRALQELRGASDFLKHEILKTKRSYAEEFNFLGVKLKGLVDAAANYHSVLAENRRLYNEVQDLKGNIRVYCRIRPFLPGQSKKRTTVEYIGENGELVISNPSKQGKDSHRLFKFNKVFGPAATQEEVFLDTQPLIRSVLDGYNVCIFAYGQTGSGKTYTMSGPNITSQEDWGVNYRALHDLFQISQHRKSSISYEVGVQMVEIYNEQVRDLLSSDGPHKRLGIWSTTQPNGLAVPDASMHAVTSTADVLELMNIGLMNRAVGATVLNERSSRSHSVLTVHVYGMDLETGAVLRGNLHLVDLAGSERVDRSEAIGERLREAQHINKSLSALGDVIFSLAQKSQHVPFRNSKLTQVLQSSLGGQAKTLMFVQLNPDVDSYSETVSTLKFAERVSGIELGAAKSNKEGRNTRELMEQVAFLKDTISRKDEVIERLQQLKANVNGVKCGMNSHGYDSSSPRRYSNGTALHSPRLSGRKGSRLFEKASSDTDNCSEHSERRSEAGSAQSMDNFQHKKMLLPQSKSKDDLTLKKEFVSRPNFVGTCLSHKDKEDLDLLGFGDADSDERLSDISDGCLSRAETEGSLGSAVEFTLFPESKPSEATKPVEVAKPVEAAKPARKAANKKPSFVSRLPKPSQKLAQTRLPRLSTTISSASKASSSMSAARKPPASSFSATKPVKQWH